From a region of the Rouxiella sp. S1S-2 genome:
- a CDS encoding acyltransferase: protein MSQKIGWVDNLRAIACIMVVIIHATSVQVVNFSAIGTTTWWIANLLDSAARPSVPLFFMISGFLFWGEKSAQTRHFIRIGLCLTFYSAVSLLYILMMTKIGFWPSLRHILQKPVFYHLWFFYALGLIYLLSPFIQIKKSPPQSLLVVALVLGVFANPQLPALNWQGFHLLPLNLYISGDAFYYLLYALFGRALGSLELGRRWHGWAAGAIFLASSVMIAIGTQRQSLINQNFADTFYTYCGPLVFISALSLFVWAKKTLAHCSSRFLALISQHSLAIYGFHALIIIALRGQHLDFPQHPLLNIAYLFTWGLGGGLLLALVLSRIDRRRWVS, encoded by the coding sequence ATGAGCCAAAAAATAGGCTGGGTAGATAACCTGCGCGCCATCGCCTGCATCATGGTGGTCATTATTCACGCCACCAGCGTTCAGGTGGTTAATTTCAGCGCCATTGGAACCACAACTTGGTGGATAGCCAATCTGCTTGATTCAGCCGCACGGCCTTCTGTACCGCTATTTTTCATGATCTCCGGTTTCCTGTTCTGGGGAGAGAAAAGTGCTCAAACACGGCATTTTATACGTATTGGCCTGTGCCTGACTTTTTATAGCGCCGTGTCGTTACTTTACATCCTGATGATGACAAAAATAGGTTTTTGGCCGTCATTGCGCCATATTCTGCAAAAACCGGTGTTTTACCATCTTTGGTTTTTCTATGCGCTGGGTTTGATTTACCTGCTTTCGCCATTTATTCAGATTAAAAAATCTCCTCCGCAAAGCCTGTTGGTCGTGGCATTGGTTTTGGGAGTGTTTGCAAACCCGCAACTTCCAGCGCTGAACTGGCAAGGTTTTCATCTGCTGCCGCTTAATTTGTATATTAGCGGCGATGCTTTTTATTACCTGCTGTATGCGTTGTTTGGCCGCGCATTGGGGTCGTTGGAGCTGGGAAGGCGCTGGCACGGCTGGGCGGCGGGGGCGATATTCCTGGCAAGCAGCGTAATGATTGCGATCGGCACTCAGCGCCAGTCACTGATAAATCAAAACTTCGCAGACACCTTTTACACCTACTGCGGGCCGCTGGTGTTTATCTCGGCCCTCTCACTGTTTGTATGGGCAAAAAAGACACTCGCGCATTGCTCATCGCGTTTTTTAGCCCTGATTTCCCAACATTCTCTGGCAATTTATGGTTTTCATGCGCTGATCATCATTGCCCTGCGCGGCCAACATCTCGACTTCCCACAGCACCCCTTGCTGAATATCGCTTACCTGTTCACCTGGGGTCTGGGAGGCGGACTATTGCTAGCGCTTGTGCTCAGCCGCATTGATCGCAGGCGTTGGGTGAGTTGA
- a CDS encoding LysE family translocator has protein sequence MTLIDSLMSFTFAITLLTLTPGLDTALVLRTATSEGSKKAFQAAMGVNAGCMVWGAVVALGLGALLTASELAFDVLKWVGAVYLCWLGLQMLIKPRSQMAAETTVANSSHRKGSNWFIKGMFGNILNPKVGVFYVTFLPQFVPAGYPVAAYTFGLAMIHVLIGTLWSSTMIAATRPLSRWLKRPAVVRTMDRLTGLVFVAFAVRLATSKR, from the coding sequence ATGACCCTTATCGACTCCCTTATGTCGTTCACTTTTGCCATTACCCTGCTGACCCTGACCCCCGGTCTTGATACCGCGCTGGTTTTACGAACCGCAACCAGCGAAGGCAGCAAAAAAGCATTTCAAGCGGCGATGGGGGTAAATGCAGGATGCATGGTATGGGGTGCCGTGGTGGCACTGGGACTGGGTGCGTTACTCACCGCCTCCGAACTGGCATTTGACGTGCTGAAATGGGTGGGTGCAGTCTATCTGTGCTGGCTTGGACTGCAAATGTTGATCAAGCCGCGCAGCCAGATGGCCGCCGAGACGACGGTGGCCAATTCCTCGCACAGAAAAGGCAGCAACTGGTTTATCAAAGGCATGTTTGGAAACATTCTGAATCCAAAAGTAGGCGTATTTTATGTCACCTTTCTGCCACAGTTTGTGCCTGCCGGTTATCCCGTGGCGGCCTATACCTTTGGCCTGGCGATGATCCACGTGCTGATTGGCACCCTTTGGTCATCGACCATGATTGCCGCGACGCGCCCACTTTCACGCTGGTTAAAACGTCCGGCGGTGGTGCGCACGATGGACCGTCTCACCGGACTGGTATTTGTGGCCTTTGCCGTACGTCTGGCGACCAGCAAACGCTAA
- a CDS encoding GlsB/YeaQ/YmgE family stress response membrane protein: protein MGILSWIIFGLIAGILAKWIMPGRDGGGFILTVVLGIIGAVVGGYISTFFGFGRVDGFNFGSFVVAVIGAIVVLFIYRKIRS, encoded by the coding sequence ATGGGTATTTTATCCTGGATTATTTTTGGTCTGATTGCAGGTATTCTGGCTAAGTGGATCATGCCGGGTAGAGACGGTGGCGGCTTTATCCTGACCGTGGTTCTGGGGATTATCGGTGCAGTTGTCGGGGGTTATATCAGTACCTTCTTCGGCTTTGGTCGCGTAGACGGATTTAACTTCGGCAGCTTTGTTGTCGCAGTAATTGGTGCCATTGTGGTGCTGTTCATCTACCGCAAAATCCGTTCGTAG
- a CDS encoding YdgH/BhsA/McbA-like domain containing protein: MKSIKYFAIAATLSMASFATFAAQAVSQPVSGEQKIGVVTANGATTLDSLENNLANQAKEAGASSYRITSVTGNNLMSASAVLYK; this comes from the coding sequence ATGAAAAGCATCAAATATTTTGCAATAGCTGCGACCCTTTCAATGGCCTCTTTCGCTACCTTCGCTGCGCAGGCAGTTTCTCAACCTGTTTCTGGTGAGCAGAAAATTGGCGTTGTCACTGCCAACGGCGCAACCACGTTGGACTCGCTGGAAAACAACCTGGCCAATCAAGCTAAAGAAGCCGGTGCTTCTTCTTATCGCATCACCTCAGTGACCGGTAACAACCTAATGAGCGCCAGTGCAGTACTCTATAAATAA
- a CDS encoding helix-turn-helix domain-containing protein, translating to MQELTRHVGEQLKQIRAQRGWSLTQAAQATGVSKAMLGQIERGESSPTVATLWKIASGFTVSFSQFLQAPPVVGHILQPYTPSAAFDSKSSGMSVVSFFPYDAELRMDMFVVELKASGYSESSAHAVGVIEHVIVIEGELELTVNGDVHILGAGEGLRFRADCEHVYRNNLHNGSTASVKFHDIIHYPPETS from the coding sequence ATGCAGGAACTAACGCGTCACGTCGGTGAGCAACTTAAGCAGATAAGAGCGCAGCGGGGCTGGAGCCTGACTCAGGCGGCACAGGCAACGGGGGTCAGCAAGGCGATGCTTGGGCAAATTGAGCGCGGAGAGTCCAGCCCGACGGTGGCGACACTGTGGAAAATTGCCAGCGGTTTTACTGTCTCATTCTCCCAGTTTTTGCAGGCACCGCCGGTGGTGGGTCACATCCTGCAGCCCTATACGCCCTCGGCGGCGTTTGACAGTAAAAGCTCGGGAATGAGCGTGGTGTCGTTTTTCCCCTATGATGCAGAATTAAGAATGGACATGTTTGTGGTCGAGCTTAAAGCCTCGGGCTACAGTGAATCTTCCGCACATGCCGTGGGCGTTATAGAACATGTCATTGTTATTGAAGGTGAACTTGAGCTGACCGTGAACGGAGACGTTCATATTTTAGGCGCGGGTGAGGGGCTACGCTTTCGGGCAGACTGCGAACACGTATATCGAAACAATCTTCATAACGGCAGTACGGCTAGCGTGAAGTTTCACGATATAATCCATTACCCCCCCGAAACTTCGTAA
- a CDS encoding GNAT family N-acetyltransferase yields MSESKMPVIRPLTLADQEQWQGLWREYLGFYQSEVGEDVFAQTFKKLSQASYEAMFGFVAEVGGKLVGIVNCINHDHGWKLEQVVYLQDLYVSASARKLGVGQALIEAVYDYADQHNKANVYWMTRTSNETARSLYDRIGMQTDFIKYQR; encoded by the coding sequence ATGAGCGAGTCAAAAATGCCGGTTATTCGTCCGCTAACGCTTGCAGATCAGGAACAATGGCAAGGGCTATGGCGTGAATATCTTGGCTTCTATCAAAGTGAAGTCGGAGAGGACGTTTTTGCACAGACGTTTAAAAAACTTTCACAGGCAAGCTATGAGGCGATGTTTGGCTTTGTGGCGGAAGTTGGAGGTAAGTTAGTGGGCATTGTGAACTGTATTAATCACGATCACGGCTGGAAACTTGAGCAAGTTGTGTACCTGCAAGATTTATACGTTTCAGCCAGCGCACGGAAGCTGGGTGTCGGTCAGGCCCTGATTGAGGCGGTTTATGATTATGCCGATCAACACAATAAGGCCAACGTGTATTGGATGACGCGCACTTCAAACGAGACGGCGAGAAGCCTCTACGACCGCATAGGCATGCAGACAGACTTTATTAAATATCAGCGTTAA
- a CDS encoding GlxA family transcriptional regulator: MQRDVFFVTLPGALALDLTGPAEALRLSGQFRLHYISPLVEVELTTGLVVSRLAPLPQQLPDGSIVVVPGVNNSQTQFDTPPAQEVREWLSAQKESIELGRLQLVCICSGSLLAGMAGLLDGYQCTSHHDVIARLRARVPAALVKDNRIFVEDRHILTSAGITAGIDLALYLIAQHLGPQAALDVAREMVVYFRRGGEDPQLSPWLQHRNHLHPAVHRAQNVISADPESDWQVEDVAAKAHISGRHLTRLFRQHLGISVRDYHEQLRIAVAKQRIQQGLGQEKAALAAGFSSGRQLRRALLRWQPQ; the protein is encoded by the coding sequence ATGCAGCGCGATGTTTTCTTTGTGACACTGCCCGGCGCACTGGCGCTGGACCTTACCGGTCCAGCCGAGGCGCTGCGCCTGAGCGGTCAGTTCAGACTGCATTACATCAGCCCTCTGGTTGAAGTTGAGCTGACGACCGGACTGGTGGTCAGCCGTCTTGCTCCGTTACCGCAGCAATTGCCCGACGGCAGCATTGTTGTGGTACCAGGCGTAAACAACTCGCAAACCCAGTTTGATACGCCCCCGGCGCAGGAGGTCCGCGAATGGCTTAGCGCGCAAAAAGAGTCTATTGAGCTGGGCCGCCTGCAACTGGTATGCATCTGCTCGGGCAGTTTGCTGGCGGGAATGGCCGGGCTACTCGACGGCTATCAGTGCACCTCTCACCACGACGTTATCGCCCGTCTGCGTGCGCGAGTGCCGGCCGCGCTGGTGAAGGACAACCGTATTTTTGTGGAAGACAGACATATTTTAACCAGCGCAGGCATTACGGCGGGGATCGATTTGGCGCTGTATTTAATTGCTCAACACCTTGGGCCGCAGGCGGCGCTGGACGTCGCGCGGGAAATGGTGGTCTATTTTCGGCGCGGTGGTGAAGACCCTCAGCTATCTCCGTGGCTACAGCATCGCAATCATCTTCATCCCGCTGTTCATCGCGCGCAAAACGTCATTTCTGCCGACCCTGAATCCGACTGGCAGGTTGAAGACGTGGCCGCCAAAGCGCACATCAGCGGCAGGCACCTGACGCGCCTGTTCCGCCAACATCTAGGTATCAGTGTGCGCGACTATCACGAACAGCTGCGCATCGCGGTAGCAAAACAGCGCATCCAGCAAGGGTTGGGTCAGGAGAAAGCCGCTCTTGCCGCCGGATTTTCTTCCGGCCGACAGCTGCGCAGAGCATTGCTACGTTGGCAGCCGCAGTAG
- the yfcF gene encoding glutathione transferase gives MSEPTLTLYSDANYYSPYVMSAFVALTEKGIPFDIETVDLALAENLKDHYSAISTTRRVPTLSNGSFQLSESSAIDEYIEELFPAPTFAAIYPSNPEDRAKAREIQAWLRSDLMPIREERSTEIVFGGQHRPPLTPAGETAAAKLFDAAERLLGDRNNLFGEWCIADTDLALMLNRLYLNGDKLPEKLADYVERQWQRDSVKEWLALSK, from the coding sequence ATGAGTGAACCCACGTTAACGCTGTATTCCGATGCTAATTATTATAGTCCGTATGTGATGTCTGCATTTGTGGCATTGACGGAAAAGGGCATTCCTTTCGATATTGAAACCGTTGATTTGGCGCTGGCGGAAAATCTCAAAGACCATTACTCGGCAATATCAACTACTCGCCGCGTGCCTACTCTGTCAAACGGCAGTTTCCAGCTTTCAGAATCCTCGGCCATTGACGAGTATATTGAAGAACTGTTTCCTGCACCGACCTTTGCCGCTATTTATCCGTCAAACCCGGAAGATCGCGCCAAGGCCCGAGAAATTCAGGCATGGTTGCGCAGTGATTTAATGCCGATTCGTGAAGAACGCTCAACCGAAATTGTGTTTGGCGGCCAGCATCGTCCCCCGCTTACGCCTGCCGGAGAAACCGCGGCGGCGAAACTTTTCGATGCCGCCGAGCGACTGCTGGGCGATCGCAATAATTTGTTCGGTGAATGGTGTATTGCCGATACCGACTTGGCGTTAATGCTTAATCGTCTGTATCTCAACGGCGATAAACTGCCTGAAAAGCTGGCCGACTACGTTGAGCGCCAGTGGCAGCGCGACTCGGTGAAAGAATGGCTGGCGTTGTCTAAGTGA
- the urtD gene encoding urea ABC transporter ATP-binding protein UrtD: MNSMTTTGDLFTQPQLADKHREQTDPILSLDKINVSFDGFKALTDLSLRIGVGELRCVIGPNGAGKTTLMDVITGKTRPKSGQVIYDQNIDLTRLDSVRIAQSGIGRKFQKPTVFEALTVFENLEIAQKTNKSVWACLRAKMNSEQRDRIDEMLLTLRLQGERHRTAGMLSHGQKQFLEIGMLLVQEPHLLLLDEPAAGMTDAETEYTAELFKSLAGKHSLMVVEHDMGFVETIADHVTVLHQGQVLAEGSLKEVQANEQVIEVYLGR; this comes from the coding sequence ATGAATTCAATGACTACCACCGGCGACCTGTTCACTCAGCCTCAGCTCGCCGACAAACACCGCGAACAGACTGATCCCATTTTATCGCTGGATAAAATTAACGTCAGCTTTGACGGTTTTAAGGCGCTGACCGATCTGTCGCTGCGCATCGGTGTCGGTGAGCTGCGCTGCGTGATTGGCCCCAACGGCGCAGGAAAAACCACGCTGATGGACGTGATAACCGGCAAAACGCGGCCAAAGTCGGGGCAGGTAATTTACGACCAAAACATTGACCTCACTCGTCTGGATTCGGTGCGTATTGCGCAGTCGGGCATTGGCCGAAAATTTCAAAAACCTACGGTGTTTGAAGCCCTTACCGTATTTGAAAATCTTGAGATCGCGCAGAAAACTAATAAGTCAGTCTGGGCCTGCCTGCGCGCCAAAATGAACAGCGAACAGCGTGACAGAATCGACGAAATGCTGCTAACGCTGCGCTTGCAGGGCGAACGACATCGTACGGCGGGCATGCTGTCGCACGGCCAAAAACAGTTTCTGGAAATCGGTATGTTGCTGGTTCAGGAACCGCATCTGCTGCTGCTCGACGAACCGGCTGCAGGCATGACCGATGCGGAAACCGAATACACCGCCGAACTGTTTAAGTCATTGGCCGGTAAGCACTCTTTGATGGTGGTCGAGCACGACATGGGCTTTGTCGAGACCATTGCTGATCACGTGACTGTGCTCCATCAGGGGCAAGTTCTGGCCGAGGGATCGCTGAAAGAAGTGCAGGCCAATGAGCAAGTTATTGAAGTTTATCTCGGTCGCTAA
- a CDS encoding isochorismatase family protein, whose product MSHSALLIIDVQRSFEQKDFWQDDHFPDFKRAISRLIDGCQSRNVPLIDIFHVSQGVFALESGLVTPMSFLSHEPQVRIYKHVHNALTESGLDLWLRERNINHLIISGMRTEQCCETTTRVASDLGFDVTFVTEATLTFPMTHSSGQTLSAEEIKLRTELVLADRFATITDVDGALAKLDSLAAQPQEPAPSKAWLPKPYLARKIEPLSAWKFSGWQLKRYGIEFSGTTSPADIFERAYSRVASWLPPRATTADRPGVGWMLEHRGKTMDYLVVGWWDNENELRMKIWVTEQGEWREALTESFCVWDMQVMAFERDAFVATLLQPKPDIEAYMKQHLTINLE is encoded by the coding sequence ATGTCTCATAGCGCATTATTGATAATTGACGTACAGCGTTCTTTTGAACAAAAAGATTTCTGGCAGGACGATCATTTCCCAGATTTCAAAAGGGCAATATCGCGACTGATCGACGGCTGCCAAAGCCGCAACGTGCCGCTGATCGATATTTTTCACGTCAGTCAGGGGGTATTTGCGCTCGAGTCAGGCCTGGTGACCCCAATGTCATTTCTGAGCCACGAGCCGCAGGTGCGCATCTACAAGCATGTTCACAATGCGCTAACCGAATCTGGCCTCGACCTTTGGCTGCGCGAGCGTAACATTAACCATCTGATTATCAGCGGGATGCGTACCGAACAGTGCTGCGAAACCACCACCCGCGTAGCCTCGGACCTTGGCTTTGACGTCACCTTCGTCACCGAGGCTACGCTAACGTTTCCGATGACCCATTCTTCAGGACAAACGCTCAGCGCCGAGGAGATAAAACTTCGCACTGAGCTCGTGTTGGCAGACCGCTTTGCCACCATTACCGACGTTGACGGCGCACTGGCTAAATTGGACAGTCTTGCGGCACAACCGCAGGAACCGGCCCCGTCGAAAGCATGGCTGCCAAAACCGTATCTGGCACGCAAAATTGAGCCGCTCAGCGCCTGGAAATTCAGTGGCTGGCAGCTTAAGCGCTACGGCATCGAGTTTTCGGGGACCACCTCACCGGCCGATATTTTCGAACGCGCCTATTCTCGCGTCGCCAGTTGGTTACCACCGCGGGCCACGACTGCTGACCGACCGGGCGTAGGCTGGATGCTGGAGCATCGCGGCAAAACCATGGACTACCTGGTAGTCGGTTGGTGGGACAATGAAAACGAGCTGCGGATGAAAATCTGGGTCACCGAGCAGGGTGAGTGGCGCGAGGCATTAACTGAATCCTTCTGCGTCTGGGACATGCAGGTGATGGCCTTCGAGCGCGACGCGTTTGTCGCCACCCTATTGCAGCCCAAGCCGGATATCGAAGCCTATATGAAACAGCACCTTACTATCAATCTGGAGTGA
- the urtE gene encoding urea ABC transporter ATP-binding subunit UrtE, with product MLQVNELNQFYGGSHILRGLSFEAKIGEVTCLLGRNGVGKTTLLKCLMGLIPAKSGTISWNGAVINGRRPHQRVQSGIAYVPQGREIFPRLTVEENLLMGLSRFSGSQSKAVPDEIYHLFPVLLEMKHRRGGDLSGGQQQQLAIGRALACKPSLLILDEPTEGIQPSVIKEIGAVIRQLAARGDMAILLVEQFYDFAAELADSYLVMSRGNIIKHGPGSEMEAEGVRGLVAI from the coding sequence ATGTTGCAGGTTAATGAACTGAATCAATTTTACGGCGGCAGCCATATTTTACGCGGCCTGTCTTTTGAGGCAAAAATCGGCGAAGTAACCTGCCTGCTGGGCCGCAACGGCGTAGGAAAAACTACCTTGCTAAAATGCCTGATGGGACTCATACCCGCCAAGTCCGGTACGATTAGCTGGAACGGCGCGGTCATTAACGGACGCAGGCCGCACCAGCGGGTACAGTCCGGCATTGCCTATGTCCCGCAGGGTCGCGAAATTTTTCCACGTCTGACGGTGGAAGAAAATCTGCTGATGGGCCTGTCGCGCTTCTCGGGCAGCCAGTCAAAAGCAGTGCCTGATGAAATTTATCATCTCTTTCCGGTGCTGCTGGAGATGAAGCATCGTCGCGGCGGTGACCTTTCCGGCGGACAGCAGCAGCAGTTGGCAATTGGCCGCGCGTTGGCCTGCAAGCCCAGCCTGCTAATCCTCGACGAACCCACCGAAGGTATTCAACCCTCGGTGATTAAAGAAATCGGCGCAGTTATCCGCCAGCTTGCGGCACGCGGGGATATGGCGATTTTACTGGTTGAACAGTTTTATGATTTTGCCGCCGAACTGGCCGACAGCTATCTGGTGATGTCACGTGGCAACATCATCAAGCACGGCCCGGGCAGCGAGATGGAAGCAGAGGGTGTGAGAGGGTTGGTGGCGATTTAA
- a CDS encoding benzoate/H(+) symporter BenE family transporter, with the protein MLPMNSRQDWSFSAIIAGFVAVLVGYTSAAAIVFQAYQAAGASLEQVGSWFTMLGFGMGITTIGLSLYYRTPILTAWSTPGAALLVTSLPGISINDAIGIFIFANGLIVLSGITGLFARLMRYIPQALSAAMLCGILLRFGLDAFTSLQSNFSLAGSMCLVYLLARRFVPRYTVILSLIIGLIIASLQGSIAFHGQNLHFSVPEFTPPHFSWPTLIGIGVPFFVVTMASQNAPGIATLNASGYKVAVSPLIASTALVTMILAPFGVYAIGIAAITAAICMGKDVHPDPKKRYTAAVAAGVFYLLAGVLGGSIGTLFTALPPALIHTLAGLALLATLSGSLHRALSDEKQRDAAMVTFLITASGIQLFGVGSAFWGLTGGVITHCILSFRVKTQENNQ; encoded by the coding sequence ATGTTACCCATGAATAGCCGACAAGATTGGTCATTTTCAGCGATTATCGCCGGTTTTGTCGCCGTCTTGGTGGGATACACCAGCGCCGCTGCCATTGTTTTCCAAGCTTATCAGGCGGCGGGGGCCAGCCTGGAGCAAGTGGGCAGTTGGTTTACCATGCTCGGTTTCGGCATGGGGATAACCACGATTGGATTATCACTTTATTACCGAACGCCGATCCTCACCGCTTGGTCGACGCCGGGTGCGGCGCTGTTGGTCACCAGCCTGCCTGGCATTTCGATTAATGACGCTATCGGAATATTCATCTTCGCTAATGGGCTGATTGTGTTGTCGGGCATAACCGGACTTTTTGCCAGACTGATGCGCTATATTCCGCAGGCGCTGTCAGCGGCGATGCTTTGCGGCATTTTACTGCGCTTTGGGCTGGACGCGTTCACCTCTTTGCAAAGCAATTTTTCGCTGGCGGGCAGTATGTGTCTGGTATACCTGCTGGCGCGGCGCTTTGTTCCCCGCTACACGGTCATTCTTTCACTTATCATTGGGTTAATCATCGCATCATTGCAGGGGAGTATTGCCTTTCACGGGCAGAATTTGCACTTTTCCGTGCCAGAATTTACCCCGCCGCACTTCTCATGGCCGACGCTGATTGGTATTGGCGTGCCGTTCTTCGTGGTAACAATGGCGTCGCAAAACGCTCCGGGTATCGCAACGCTAAATGCTTCGGGTTATAAGGTTGCCGTTTCGCCGCTGATTGCCTCAACTGCGCTGGTCACCATGATTCTGGCCCCGTTTGGGGTGTATGCCATAGGTATTGCGGCAATCACGGCGGCTATTTGTATGGGCAAAGACGTTCATCCAGACCCCAAAAAACGCTACACCGCCGCCGTTGCCGCGGGCGTGTTTTACCTACTGGCCGGCGTGCTTGGTGGCTCGATAGGCACGCTGTTTACCGCATTACCGCCGGCGCTTATTCATACTCTTGCCGGACTGGCGCTGTTAGCCACTCTCTCCGGAAGTCTGCATCGGGCGCTGAGCGATGAAAAACAGCGCGACGCTGCGATGGTCACCTTTCTCATCACCGCCTCGGGTATTCAGCTGTTTGGCGTCGGCTCTGCGTTTTGGGGACTGACTGGCGGAGTTATCACCCACTGTATTCTCAGTTTCAGAGTTAAAACTCAGGAAAATAATCAGTAA
- the idnD gene encoding L-idonate 5-dehydrogenase — MKLETKSCVVTGKKDVAVVDQQVDYQGQGTLVKVTRGGICGSDLHYYEHGAVGDFKVREAMVLGHEVVGVVEKSDNAALKPGQKVALNPSKPCHTCKYCLAGEENQCTTMKFFGSAMYFPHINGAFTQYKIVDSAQCIPFDNAVSDRLMVFAEPLAVAIHAVNQAGDVKGKTVFVSGVGPIGSLIAAAAKAKGAAEVVCTDLSERCLQIVEAMGATKTLHAANGDFAPYLEQKGYFDVSFDASGHHSSIRRCLEVTRAKGTLVQVGMGGAIPDFPMMMLIAKEIKWVGSFRFTEEFVTAVEWLGNQVIDPMPLLSAEYPQTDLTDALNFAMDKSKASKVQLVF, encoded by the coding sequence ATGAAACTTGAAACCAAATCTTGTGTAGTGACCGGGAAAAAAGACGTTGCCGTGGTAGACCAGCAGGTGGACTATCAGGGTCAGGGCACGCTGGTGAAAGTCACCCGTGGCGGTATTTGCGGTTCAGACCTGCACTATTATGAGCACGGCGCCGTAGGCGATTTCAAAGTTCGCGAAGCAATGGTGTTAGGGCATGAAGTGGTTGGCGTAGTCGAGAAGTCCGACAACGCCGCGTTGAAGCCAGGTCAGAAGGTGGCGCTTAACCCAAGCAAGCCTTGTCATACCTGCAAATATTGCCTGGCGGGCGAAGAAAACCAGTGCACCACCATGAAATTCTTCGGCAGCGCGATGTATTTCCCACATATCAACGGTGCCTTTACCCAGTACAAAATTGTTGATAGCGCGCAGTGCATCCCGTTTGATAACGCCGTTAGCGACCGCCTGATGGTGTTCGCAGAACCGCTGGCGGTCGCCATCCACGCGGTCAATCAGGCGGGTGATGTGAAAGGCAAAACCGTGTTCGTATCCGGCGTCGGTCCCATTGGCAGCCTGATTGCCGCTGCCGCTAAAGCCAAGGGCGCGGCAGAAGTTGTCTGTACTGACCTCAGCGAGCGGTGCCTGCAAATTGTTGAAGCAATGGGTGCGACCAAAACGCTGCACGCTGCCAACGGCGATTTTGCGCCTTACCTTGAGCAAAAAGGCTATTTTGACGTCTCCTTCGACGCCTCCGGTCATCACTCCTCAATCCGCCGCTGCCTGGAAGTTACCCGTGCCAAAGGCACGTTGGTGCAGGTCGGTATGGGCGGTGCCATCCCTGACTTCCCGATGATGATGCTAATAGCCAAAGAGATTAAATGGGTCGGCAGTTTCCGCTTTACCGAAGAGTTTGTGACCGCCGTAGAATGGCTGGGCAATCAGGTCATTGACCCGATGCCACTGCTGTCGGCCGAATACCCGCAAACCGATTTAACCGACGCGCTGAATTTTGCGATGGACAAGTCTAAAGCCTCGAAGGTGCAGTTGGTGTTTTAA
- a CDS encoding GNAT family N-acetyltransferase: MKTRITATLTHDDIEAVKDGLRAYNKNFIPQNSFKELGVFIEDDAGNKTAGLIAETVGNYLMIKFLWVDESLRGQDCGTSLIRQAEEEAIARGCRHALVDTFSFQARPFYERLGYECRMTLEDFIDDIRAPEGVDASHERYFLTKRLG, from the coding sequence ATGAAAACTCGTATTACCGCAACCCTGACTCACGACGATATTGAAGCCGTTAAAGATGGCCTGCGCGCCTATAACAAAAACTTTATTCCGCAGAACTCCTTTAAAGAGCTGGGCGTTTTTATTGAAGACGATGCGGGCAATAAAACCGCTGGACTGATTGCCGAAACCGTTGGTAACTATCTGATGATTAAGTTTCTTTGGGTGGATGAGTCGCTGCGCGGTCAGGACTGTGGCACATCACTTATTCGCCAGGCAGAAGAAGAAGCTATCGCCCGCGGCTGTCGCCATGCGTTGGTTGATACCTTCAGCTTTCAGGCACGCCCGTTTTACGAGCGCCTAGGCTATGAGTGCAGAATGACGCTGGAAGATTTTATCGACGATATCCGCGCCCCCGAAGGCGTTGACGCCTCGCATGAGCGCTACTTCTTGACCAAAAGACTGGGCTGA